From a region of the Pectobacterium aquaticum genome:
- the eptB gene encoding kdo(2)-lipid A phosphoethanolamine 7''-transferase has translation MKFVASFSQPKLSFVLAVYIGLFLNISVYYRRFDYFSLSAGSQVPTFIPALVELTASILFTFFLMRIISLGGRRFYRIAASLLVLISVAASYYMTFFNVVIGYGIIAAVMTTDIDLSKEVIGFRFFLWMLAVGALPLFLIWKNSLRHTLLEQLKSRGKRLVPLVILAAVVALVWMPLRYMDNVQSVSERESNVDLPSYGGVVAHSYLPSNWLSALGLFAYTKYDESQDSSNLFDPAQHFTYVPPKGIDDTYVVFIIGETTRWDHMGLLGYERDTTPKLSKEKNLVAFRGQSCDTSTKLSMRCMFVREGGTEDNAQRTLKERNIFSVLKELGFTSELFAMQSEVWFYNSIEANNYSFREMIASEKHNDGKSVQDMLLIDEVKGSLARYPKGKHLIVLHTKGSHYLYSMRYPRSYARYQPECMGVDASCTREQLINAFDNSVLYTDSFIDSVIDQVRDKKAIVFYASDHGESIDDNYHLHGTPRQMAPPEQFRSPMMVWTSDKFLADNDNLHAFEQLKAQQRVGKTHRHEELFDTILGCVGYTSPDGGINPKNNWCQKPAN, from the coding sequence ATGAAGTTTGTAGCATCTTTTTCGCAACCCAAATTATCGTTTGTCCTGGCAGTCTATATTGGTCTTTTTCTCAATATCTCAGTCTATTATCGCCGATTTGATTATTTTTCACTCTCTGCTGGTAGCCAGGTTCCCACGTTTATTCCCGCTCTTGTCGAATTGACCGCGAGTATCTTATTTACCTTTTTCCTGATGAGGATTATTTCACTCGGGGGACGCCGTTTTTATCGGATAGCCGCATCTCTCTTGGTGCTGATTTCTGTTGCTGCCAGCTATTACATGACGTTTTTTAATGTTGTGATTGGCTATGGCATTATTGCTGCGGTCATGACTACGGATATTGATCTTTCTAAAGAAGTCATTGGCTTTCGTTTTTTCCTGTGGATGCTGGCGGTGGGTGCGCTGCCGCTGTTTTTGATCTGGAAAAATTCGCTGCGTCATACGTTGCTTGAACAGCTTAAATCACGAGGAAAGCGTTTGGTTCCTCTTGTAATTCTTGCCGCTGTTGTTGCGCTAGTTTGGATGCCACTTCGCTATATGGACAACGTTCAGTCAGTGTCCGAGCGAGAGTCCAATGTGGATTTGCCCAGCTATGGCGGCGTAGTCGCTCACTCATATCTTCCTTCCAACTGGTTGTCTGCATTAGGGTTGTTTGCGTATACCAAGTATGACGAGAGTCAGGATTCTTCTAATCTTTTTGATCCGGCTCAGCATTTTACCTATGTTCCGCCGAAAGGCATTGACGATACCTACGTGGTTTTCATTATCGGTGAAACAACTCGATGGGATCATATGGGGCTGTTAGGCTACGAGCGAGATACGACGCCAAAGCTATCAAAAGAAAAAAACCTAGTCGCATTCCGTGGTCAGTCGTGTGATACCTCAACTAAGCTTTCCATGCGCTGTATGTTTGTGCGAGAAGGCGGTACGGAAGACAACGCACAGCGAACGCTGAAAGAACGGAACATCTTTTCCGTACTGAAAGAGCTGGGTTTTACCTCTGAGCTATTTGCTATGCAAAGTGAGGTGTGGTTTTACAATAGTATCGAGGCAAACAACTATTCTTTCCGCGAAATGATCGCGTCAGAGAAACACAATGACGGCAAGTCGGTGCAGGATATGTTGCTAATCGATGAGGTCAAGGGATCGCTGGCACGCTACCCCAAAGGTAAACACCTGATTGTTCTGCATACTAAAGGCTCCCACTACCTGTATTCCATGCGATATCCCCGCAGCTATGCGCGCTATCAGCCCGAGTGTATGGGCGTTGATGCCTCCTGCACGCGTGAGCAACTGATTAATGCTTTTGATAATAGTGTGCTCTATACCGATAGCTTTATTGATAGCGTGATCGATCAGGTGCGGGATAAGAAAGCGATTGTGTTTTATGCCTCCGATCACGGTGAATCCATCGATGATAACTATCATTTGCACGGCACGCCGCGTCAGATGGCACCGCCTGAACAGTTCCGTTCACCGATGATGGTATGGACATCGGATAAGTTTCTGGCCGACAACGATAATTTGCATGCGTTTGAGCAATTGAAAGCGCAACAGCGCGTTGGCAAAACACATCGCCATGAAGAGCTGTTTGATACAATACTTGGGTGTGTGGGATACACATCGCCTGATGGTGGCATTAACCCTAAAAATAACTGGTGTCAGAAACCCGCTAATTGA
- a CDS encoding TenA family transcriptional regulator, with the protein MSEFIENIRGRINARKKMTSPLYQVIVEGKATHRLLQEFIINRVPIKEIWPRHLMGIAHRVGDYKLRAGLVENAFEEETGHFSGGGRHLNSFLNVGLALGVTPEEVSARSLLPETKALIENNLRDCNDTDVHFTQGLASVLFLMEGQPPIINSDKTSMEVVMKDIYGLPAEGYDFFTHHASGGAEDEAVSELEDEHTANVINLLEKYCDTPELQEKAIMALENAIELRHRHFQVIYDNYYDSSEPVYRWKSSDAAGYYL; encoded by the coding sequence ATGTCTGAATTTATCGAAAACATACGTGGCAGAATTAATGCACGTAAGAAAATGACCAGCCCTTTATATCAGGTTATTGTTGAAGGAAAAGCAACTCATCGATTGTTACAAGAATTCATTATCAACCGAGTGCCAATTAAAGAAATATGGCCGCGGCATTTGATGGGTATTGCGCATCGCGTTGGTGATTATAAACTTCGTGCGGGTCTGGTAGAGAATGCATTTGAAGAAGAAACTGGTCATTTCTCGGGCGGTGGTCGCCATTTAAATTCTTTCCTGAATGTCGGGCTTGCTCTTGGCGTTACGCCGGAAGAAGTCAGTGCACGCTCTTTATTGCCGGAAACTAAAGCGCTGATAGAAAATAATCTGCGTGACTGTAATGATACAGATGTGCATTTTACCCAGGGGCTTGCATCGGTACTTTTTTTAATGGAAGGGCAACCGCCAATTATTAACAGCGATAAAACCAGCATGGAAGTGGTAATGAAAGACATTTATGGTCTTCCGGCGGAAGGCTATGACTTCTTTACGCACCATGCATCTGGAGGTGCAGAAGATGAGGCGGTCAGTGAATTAGAAGACGAGCATACTGCAAATGTGATTAATCTTCTAGAAAAATATTGTGATACGCCAGAGTTGCAAGAAAAAGCTATTATGGCTCTTGAAAATGCCATTGAATTAAGACATCGCCACTTCCAAGTTATTTACGATAACTATTACGATTCTTCAGAACCTGTTTATCGCTGGAAATCTTCTGACGCTGCGGGCTATTATCTCTGA
- a CDS encoding PhzF family phenazine biosynthesis protein — MSIKIYVVNAFSDRAFSGNPAGVVLLEKEMDSDILKRIVAESNLPEISFISKIADSNCYNIRWFTSQTELDICGHGTLGAAHIVLSLYQPHDDEVVFEAANQRLCVRRVGERYVMMLPAISCEICTDPQEIALVEAAVMPAEKIYKGRSYVLWLKSKKEVVNFSPDFIKLRQLSLPGIIIAAPGDNEDYVCRYFAPQKGINEDPVTGTAHCTLAPLFSAVYLKNKLSASQLSKRGGNIGVEVKGKVIELTGQAFTAMEITLF, encoded by the coding sequence ATGTCTATTAAAATTTATGTCGTGAATGCTTTTTCTGACCGAGCTTTCAGTGGTAATCCGGCAGGCGTGGTGCTGCTGGAAAAGGAAATGGATAGCGACATTCTGAAAAGAATCGTCGCTGAATCGAACCTGCCTGAAATAAGCTTTATCAGTAAGATAGCAGATTCAAATTGTTATAATATACGCTGGTTCACTTCGCAGACTGAGTTAGATATATGCGGCCACGGTACGTTGGGTGCCGCGCATATCGTCTTGAGCCTCTACCAGCCGCATGATGACGAAGTGGTATTTGAGGCGGCTAATCAGCGGCTATGCGTGCGTCGAGTAGGCGAACGTTATGTCATGATGCTTCCGGCTATTTCTTGCGAAATCTGTACTGACCCACAAGAAATAGCGTTAGTTGAAGCAGCCGTAATGCCCGCAGAAAAAATTTACAAAGGACGCTCTTATGTTCTGTGGTTAAAAAGTAAAAAAGAGGTCGTGAATTTTTCACCTGACTTTATAAAATTGCGCCAGCTGTCATTGCCCGGCATCATTATTGCCGCTCCTGGCGATAATGAAGATTATGTTTGCCGCTATTTTGCACCTCAAAAAGGAATAAATGAAGATCCGGTAACGGGTACGGCGCACTGTACTCTCGCCCCGCTTTTTTCCGCAGTTTATCTGAAGAATAAGCTGTCAGCTTCTCAACTTTCTAAGCGTGGCGGTAACATTGGCGTGGAGGTTAAAGGAAAAGTAATTGAGCTGACTGGGCAAGCCTTTACCGCAATGGAAATAACTCTGTTCTGA
- a CDS encoding nitroreductase family protein: protein MEKAIDTLLQRRSIASLPLPYQQVELEIIFQSALTAPDHQGLTPWRFITVAQENKEKLAECYIRAQMIEGVIVDEGSKRNIRAKLNRAPDIIICIFSPKANAKVPESEQLLSMGAAIQNMIIASSLLGGNAFWATGNIVYTDGFKDALALAPHEQIAGVLYLGKSLNTVSPKLRHAVRDFFRPFSLGA from the coding sequence ATGGAAAAGGCTATTGACACTTTATTACAGCGACGCTCTATCGCTTCTCTACCCCTACCTTATCAACAGGTAGAGCTGGAGATTATTTTTCAAAGCGCCTTGACTGCTCCCGATCACCAGGGGCTGACACCCTGGCGTTTTATTACCGTAGCACAGGAAAATAAAGAAAAACTGGCAGAATGTTATATTCGAGCGCAGATGATAGAAGGTGTTATTGTTGATGAAGGAAGTAAGCGAAATATCAGAGCTAAATTAAATCGAGCACCGGATATTATTATTTGCATTTTTTCGCCAAAAGCGAACGCTAAAGTACCGGAGAGTGAACAGCTATTAAGTATGGGGGCAGCCATTCAGAATATGATTATTGCTTCCAGCCTGCTGGGCGGAAATGCTTTTTGGGCCACCGGCAATATTGTGTATACCGATGGATTTAAAGATGCACTGGCGCTGGCACCGCATGAGCAAATAGCGGGTGTACTTTATCTGGGGAAAAGTCTTAATACGGTTTCGCCTAAATTACGGCATGCTGTCCGCGACTTTTTCCGTCCTTTTTCGCTTGGGGCATAA
- a CDS encoding C45 family autoproteolytic acyltransferase/hydolase: MRPNHYSLVGTPYLRGKKWGEVAGNDIKALIEQDKYYIFTAPIARNNRDNRWRHYYDIIASYLPETADFLHGIAEGAGCDMQDIIALQCRRELSMPGDDCSLFAQNNADNSFIVQTIDLAKYSEPYGCLLHELDEEKKTRSLMYTLTGLAGYAGINGYGLAVGINMVRSSDWQPGIPPYLLVRHLLSLKTVEACLAELERLPRASSRCLTLLQGNNLTTVEMMATQLRYWRQQNSTHTNHYLHPDYLTVDAQLKTDSTEERLFRLNYLISQTGYFTQDKILATLSDHVGEHGAICCHGRQPLDAHTIAGIVLMPRQGKIAAVAGNPCQSHQFHEFIL, encoded by the coding sequence ATGCGTCCAAATCACTACTCGCTTGTTGGTACTCCGTATCTGCGTGGTAAAAAATGGGGAGAGGTGGCGGGAAATGATATTAAGGCACTTATCGAGCAGGATAAGTATTATATTTTCACGGCGCCGATAGCCAGAAATAATAGGGATAATAGGTGGCGGCACTACTACGATATTATCGCTAGCTATTTACCGGAAACTGCTGATTTCCTACATGGCATAGCTGAAGGTGCAGGCTGTGATATGCAGGATATTATTGCACTGCAATGCCGCCGAGAATTATCAATGCCGGGAGATGACTGTAGTCTGTTCGCTCAAAATAATGCTGATAACAGCTTTATTGTGCAAACCATCGATTTGGCAAAATACAGTGAACCTTATGGTTGCTTGTTACATGAGTTGGATGAGGAGAAAAAAACGCGTTCTCTGATGTATACGTTGACCGGGCTGGCGGGCTATGCCGGTATCAACGGCTATGGTCTGGCTGTTGGTATCAACATGGTTAGATCCAGCGACTGGCAACCTGGTATCCCACCCTATTTGTTGGTGCGTCATTTGTTGTCGCTGAAAACAGTGGAGGCATGTCTCGCTGAGCTGGAAAGGCTTCCTCGCGCCTCTTCTCGCTGCCTCACTCTATTGCAGGGAAATAATTTGACGACGGTGGAGATGATGGCAACGCAGCTTCGCTATTGGCGGCAGCAAAACAGTACCCATACTAATCATTATTTGCATCCTGACTATTTGACAGTGGATGCGCAACTGAAAACAGACTCAACTGAAGAACGGCTCTTTCGCCTGAATTATTTGATTAGTCAGACTGGGTATTTTACGCAGGACAAAATACTGGCGACTTTATCCGATCATGTGGGCGAGCATGGTGCAATTTGCTGTCATGGCCGACAGCCGCTCGACGCCCATACAATCGCAGGAATAGTACTTATGCCTAGGCAGGGAAAAATTGCCGCAGTAGCGGGTAATCCCTGTCAGTCACACCAATTTCATGAGTTTATACTATGA
- a CDS encoding aminotransferase class IV, whose translation MSDKNSRFICMNGEIVPYINATIGIGAVALKYGAQIFEGLRCYKIRDGAYNVLAMEQHIQRLFDSARIMRMPIPFTADEIKAQIIATLEANNLTADSYIRLACSVGEDGPITSTGDILLSIAAFALGRKAFPQGQKVCINGWQRISDAQMPPRIKCVANYQNGRLAMLQAKEDGYDNVLLTDSRGKVCEAPTATFFLIRAGTLITPPVTDGILESITREIVIRLAQRLGYKVIERSVDRTELYLAEGLFFAGTGAEILPVGSVDGFAIATLSSEIYHNIHRGYFSVSIAGDTDFIDYYHLVSL comes from the coding sequence ATGAGTGATAAAAATAGTCGTTTTATCTGCATGAACGGAGAAATCGTTCCCTATATCAACGCCACTATTGGTATCGGTGCCGTAGCACTTAAATATGGTGCGCAAATTTTTGAAGGCTTACGTTGTTATAAAATACGTGATGGCGCTTATAACGTGTTGGCGATGGAACAGCATATTCAGAGGCTGTTCGATTCGGCTCGGATTATGCGGATGCCCATACCTTTTACCGCAGATGAAATTAAAGCGCAGATTATCGCCACGCTAGAAGCGAATAATCTTACCGCTGACAGCTATATTCGTCTGGCTTGCTCTGTGGGTGAAGACGGACCGATTACCAGCACTGGCGATATTTTACTGTCGATAGCTGCTTTCGCCCTGGGCCGCAAAGCGTTTCCACAGGGGCAAAAAGTATGCATCAACGGTTGGCAGCGTATCAGCGATGCGCAGATGCCGCCCAGAATTAAATGCGTGGCTAACTATCAAAACGGTCGTTTAGCAATGCTGCAGGCAAAAGAGGACGGTTATGACAACGTTCTGCTAACGGACAGTCGAGGAAAAGTTTGTGAAGCACCGACTGCCACCTTTTTCCTAATCCGCGCTGGCACACTCATTACCCCTCCCGTCACAGATGGGATACTTGAAAGCATTACTCGTGAAATCGTTATCCGCCTTGCACAACGCCTCGGCTACAAGGTGATCGAACGTTCGGTCGATCGCACGGAACTCTATCTTGCCGAAGGGCTGTTTTTCGCCGGTACGGGAGCGGAGATTCTTCCTGTCGGCTCCGTAGACGGCTTTGCTATCGCCACCCTATCGAGTGAAATTTATCATAATATTCATCGGGGTTATTTTTCAGTGTCTATCGCCGGTGATACCGACTTTATCGACTATTACCACCTGGTAAGCCTCTGA
- a CDS encoding circularly permuted type 2 ATP-grasp protein, with product MLTDNSLSNQLQQHIALNPKAIEQQISLLETSLNEGKISIWNKAFDLLPAVMFIDSERHQKYARLAEDYHRLLRKILVLYRERPEVRFWFGFPPLVESLCMLEPGYDNEIIICRFDSYPTENGFKILENNTDCPAGVLFTRHHRQAITGLPLISSFLHENVQVADTLNQSDEAFFHALLQAHENRTGQKIRQAFCILQPEGKVSAEVKLMQQVLESMNITSVIADPGSLTYKNGQLYHEQTAIEVIWNKINTCYFDEMLTQPGRTSALIRAICENKVTHVNSFASRYVTESKRSLALMKDTRFRHLFTAEENALIDMLLPWACSISETNVSYQGVQGSAVAHALANKDAFVLKMPYDIRGEGVILGKESTDEEWRCAVENAHKNRSILQEYISIHKFPVYTPDTKSIAVYNMSLDFFMYNGKFAGFGSKISKNLKVNIFQGGSKNIVLPVL from the coding sequence ATGCTGACCGACAATTCATTAAGTAATCAGCTTCAGCAACATATTGCGCTTAATCCGAAAGCGATTGAACAGCAAATTTCTCTTCTGGAAACGAGCCTGAACGAAGGGAAGATCAGTATATGGAATAAAGCGTTCGATCTTTTACCTGCCGTAATGTTCATAGATAGCGAGCGGCATCAAAAATATGCTCGATTGGCTGAAGATTATCATCGGCTGTTGAGAAAAATACTTGTGCTTTATCGTGAGAGGCCTGAGGTCCGCTTCTGGTTTGGTTTTCCACCGCTAGTTGAATCGCTCTGCATGCTTGAGCCCGGTTACGATAATGAAATTATTATTTGCCGTTTTGACAGCTACCCGACAGAGAATGGATTTAAGATTCTGGAAAATAATACCGATTGCCCGGCTGGCGTATTATTTACTCGTCACCACCGTCAGGCGATCACCGGTCTGCCGCTGATCTCATCTTTTCTGCACGAAAACGTGCAGGTAGCGGACACGCTGAATCAGTCAGACGAAGCATTTTTTCATGCTCTGCTGCAGGCTCATGAAAACCGAACCGGCCAGAAAATCCGTCAGGCTTTTTGCATTCTCCAGCCTGAAGGGAAAGTCAGCGCAGAAGTTAAGCTAATGCAACAGGTCCTCGAAAGCATGAACATCACCTCCGTGATTGCCGATCCGGGGAGCCTGACCTACAAAAATGGACAGCTTTATCATGAACAAACAGCGATAGAGGTTATCTGGAATAAGATCAATACCTGCTACTTTGATGAAATGCTGACACAACCTGGCAGAACCTCTGCGCTAATCCGGGCCATTTGCGAAAATAAAGTCACTCATGTTAATTCTTTCGCTAGCCGCTATGTAACCGAAAGCAAACGCTCGTTGGCTTTAATGAAGGATACCCGCTTTCGTCACCTGTTTACCGCAGAGGAAAATGCGCTGATCGACATGCTGTTGCCTTGGGCTTGCTCAATTAGCGAGACCAACGTCAGTTACCAGGGAGTTCAAGGCAGCGCAGTCGCGCATGCACTGGCGAATAAAGATGCTTTTGTGCTGAAAATGCCTTACGACATTCGCGGCGAGGGCGTCATTCTGGGTAAAGAGTCCACTGATGAAGAATGGCGATGCGCTGTAGAAAATGCGCATAAAAATAGAAGTATTTTACAGGAATATATCTCCATTCATAAATTCCCAGTTTATACACCTGATACAAAAAGTATTGCTGTTTATAATATGAGTCTGGATTTTTTTATGTATAACGGAAAATTTGCTGGTTTTGGTTCAAAAATAAGTAAGAACCTGAAGGTTAATATTTTTCAAGGTGGAAGCAAGAATATTGTTCTACCTGTCCTCTAA
- a CDS encoding RraA family protein — translation MNKELLLQAGTATVSDALDMLNINNGLGSAINPLQFGMRCVGPAFTLQVEAVQPGESGKAADYIDDVAEGDVIIIANRGVTEVTVWGDILSRLAVRKGIAGTVIDGSCRDADGIAASGYPVFSRAVYMKSGKGRTMLKAINVPVNIGETTVTPGDIICADSSGVVVIPQDKLAQVEELVSEILTMETQVEDLVEKGMTLKAAREKLNYNRYGLKAG, via the coding sequence ATGAATAAAGAATTATTATTGCAGGCAGGCACGGCCACGGTTTCTGATGCGTTGGATATGTTGAATATTAATAATGGCCTAGGCAGCGCCATTAATCCTCTGCAATTCGGTATGAGGTGTGTCGGTCCAGCGTTTACTTTACAGGTGGAAGCTGTACAGCCTGGGGAGTCGGGAAAAGCTGCAGATTATATCGATGACGTTGCGGAGGGCGACGTCATAATTATCGCTAACCGGGGTGTAACTGAGGTCACTGTATGGGGAGATATTCTGTCTCGACTTGCTGTGCGTAAAGGCATTGCAGGAACTGTGATTGACGGTTCCTGTCGTGATGCCGATGGAATTGCCGCATCTGGCTATCCGGTATTCTCCCGTGCTGTTTATATGAAGTCAGGAAAAGGCAGAACGATGCTGAAAGCCATTAACGTGCCAGTAAATATCGGCGAAACGACAGTTACTCCGGGCGATATTATTTGTGCCGACAGCTCCGGCGTTGTTGTTATTCCTCAGGATAAATTGGCTCAGGTAGAAGAGCTGGTTAGCGAAATTCTTACCATGGAAACACAGGTTGAGGATTTAGTAGAGAAAGGTATGACGTTAAAAGCAGCTCGTGAGAAATTAAACTATAACCGTTACGGTCTTAAAGCAGGCTGA
- a CDS encoding 3-hydroxy-3-methylglutaryl-CoA lyase, with the protein MKNSLEIIDVTLRDGGYVNSFHFSEDDVQSIVYHLDKARVNYIELGYLKGSPFDIKNCGLTSDITPDLFKRLRALPKQAKLGVMAHPKNVDGEDISRLVDVGLDLIRICITPQNIEQALKLITWSKKQNLKVCANFVRMSRFRLKEVIDNMRLCEESGADIIYSADSLGNMQPKDVTVLIAGMKALLAKNIGFHPHDNLGLAGINALTAIKAGAKIIDGSLLGMGKGGGNLRTEVIAHLLKDNQANLNLDLDIDSLIEAASYVSKYLNKKNNKGGNLFQSYLAMKNMTVEEGDVIYSNALLNHSGSWVERIAESI; encoded by the coding sequence ATGAAAAATTCACTGGAAATTATCGATGTCACACTGCGAGATGGTGGTTACGTTAATAGCTTTCACTTTTCTGAGGACGATGTACAGAGCATCGTTTATCATCTGGATAAAGCGCGAGTTAACTATATTGAGTTAGGCTATTTAAAAGGTTCACCGTTTGATATTAAAAACTGTGGCCTAACCTCAGATATTACGCCAGACCTTTTTAAACGGCTGAGAGCCTTGCCGAAACAGGCGAAGTTGGGGGTAATGGCTCATCCAAAAAATGTTGACGGCGAGGATATTTCGCGACTTGTCGATGTCGGTCTGGACTTAATTCGTATCTGTATTACGCCGCAGAATATTGAGCAAGCACTGAAACTTATCACCTGGAGCAAAAAGCAGAACCTGAAAGTTTGTGCCAACTTTGTTCGTATGAGCCGTTTTCGGCTGAAAGAGGTGATCGATAATATGCGACTGTGCGAGGAAAGTGGCGCGGACATTATTTATTCTGCTGATTCGCTAGGTAATATGCAGCCGAAAGATGTCACTGTTCTGATCGCGGGCATGAAAGCCTTGTTGGCCAAAAATATCGGTTTTCATCCTCATGATAACCTAGGGCTTGCTGGTATTAATGCTCTGACGGCGATTAAAGCTGGTGCTAAAATTATCGACGGCTCTTTACTTGGTATGGGGAAAGGCGGCGGGAATTTACGAACTGAAGTAATCGCTCATCTTTTAAAAGATAATCAGGCCAATCTGAATCTTGATTTGGATATCGACTCCTTAATCGAAGCAGCCAGCTATGTGAGTAAATATCTGAATAAAAAGAATAATAAGGGCGGGAATTTATTTCAGTCTTATTTGGCTATGAAAAATATGACGGTAGAAGAAGGCGACGTTATTTACAGTAATGCGCTATTGAACCATTCAGGAAGTTGGGTGGAAAGGATTGCCGAAAGTATCTGA
- a CDS encoding ATP-grasp domain-containing protein yields the protein MHAIVFIRSPLFDIYQWRVSHAIQLHVIAQCDLPETSCFASFYHTKSIDQDSEVVAWIDRLITAHPIDYVVCHSEYDLIRSAQLRERLGIEGQRLDSALAYRDKGLMKTYCRSQGIKVADWHTVADSEEFDAAVRKTGFPCVLKPVDGGGSRNTSILRHAMEINDTALHFPLLVEQFIEGKMYHVDGLVEDGEMVFATVSFYTTSCLAWQDGVPLGSVIVEAGSSIDTRMKGKTRGVIAALPPVAQMAFHAEFFLTPDDDIVLCEIAARSGGALVPQAIEKAWGININEHWLRQQQGEKLDLCLPSVALQQSGWFLLPPQVGVLRSLPDTEPPFDWLSHYRFNAPVGSRFRGADSSVSHVAAGVISGRSSQEVEERIEAFSRWLNDNVEWEV from the coding sequence ATGCACGCTATTGTTTTTATTCGTAGCCCGCTTTTCGATATTTATCAATGGCGGGTCAGTCATGCTATTCAGTTGCACGTTATTGCACAGTGTGATTTACCCGAAACATCGTGCTTTGCTTCTTTTTATCACACGAAAAGCATTGATCAAGACAGTGAAGTTGTCGCTTGGATTGACAGGTTGATTACCGCTCACCCCATTGATTATGTTGTTTGCCATTCCGAATACGATCTAATCCGCAGCGCTCAGCTCAGGGAAAGGTTAGGAATTGAAGGGCAGCGGCTTGATTCGGCACTGGCCTACCGCGATAAAGGGTTGATGAAAACTTACTGTCGTTCACAGGGTATTAAGGTCGCCGATTGGCACACCGTGGCCGACAGCGAAGAGTTTGACGCTGCTGTTCGCAAAACGGGATTCCCCTGCGTGCTAAAGCCAGTCGATGGCGGCGGCTCGCGCAATACCAGCATCCTTCGTCACGCTATGGAGATCAATGATACTGCTCTGCACTTCCCTTTGCTGGTTGAGCAGTTCATTGAGGGGAAAATGTATCACGTTGATGGTTTGGTCGAAGATGGCGAAATGGTTTTCGCTACCGTGTCCTTCTATACCACCAGTTGCCTGGCCTGGCAGGATGGTGTGCCTCTGGGCAGCGTGATTGTCGAAGCTGGTTCCTCTATTGATACCCGGATGAAAGGGAAAACTCGCGGAGTTATCGCCGCACTTCCGCCTGTGGCTCAGATGGCCTTCCATGCTGAGTTTTTTCTCACTCCCGATGATGACATTGTCCTGTGTGAAATCGCGGCCCGCTCCGGCGGGGCGTTGGTACCGCAAGCGATTGAAAAGGCTTGGGGTATTAATATCAATGAACATTGGTTGCGCCAGCAGCAGGGGGAAAAACTTGATTTGTGCCTCCCCTCTGTTGCTTTACAACAAAGTGGCTGGTTTCTGCTGCCGCCTCAGGTTGGTGTTCTGCGATCCCTGCCGGACACAGAACCGCCTTTCGACTGGCTCAGCCACTATCGTTTCAACGCTCCAGTAGGCAGCCGCTTTCGGGGCGCGGATTCTAGCGTGAGCCATGTCGCCGCGGGGGTGATTTCCGGTAGATCCAGCCAAGAGGTGGAAGAGAGAATAGAAGCCTTCAGCCGCTGGTTAAATGATAATGTGGAATGGGAGGTCTGA